The Buchnera aphidicola (Tuberolachnus salignus) genome has a segment encoding these proteins:
- the der gene encoding ribosome biogenesis GTPase Der: MYPKIVLIGRSNVGKSSFFNMLTKKKNMLVHKLKGTTYDRNFENFYFQDKKFILMDTAGFELSFFTKKLKKNSLFVQIYTQIIESIKESDLVIFMVDANISSSNLDFLILKKIQKNFKKIFLCINKIDLIKDFFIDNNFYKFGIKNIYPISILHRIGILDLLKSIYYFFYIKQKKKFECFNNISKKKKISIKIGVIGKSNVGKSTLINSLINEKRVITHEIAGTTRDLIKIPFTDHKNSYFLIDTRGFQRKKTQKNFIDSISRIKTINFLSECHVVLIIFDAYLGVTSHDLSLLNLIIKKGCAFIIVINKWDLISQNKKFFLKKNIFLRLKFIKCYKIFFVSALKKIGIQNFFNEIKKVYKNSIQIFTPLFLTKILQKAILYHPTHMGTNHKLIRLKYAHLGGTNPLKIIIHGTQTQFLKISYQKYLKNFFQKKLNIFSSPIVLFFKNSINPYIKK, encoded by the coding sequence ATGTATCCTAAAATTGTCTTAATTGGTCGTTCAAATGTAGGAAAATCGAGTTTTTTTAATATGCTAACAAAAAAAAAAAATATGTTAGTTCATAAATTAAAAGGTACTACTTATGATCGCAATTTTGAAAATTTTTATTTTCAAGATAAAAAATTTATTTTGATGGATACAGCAGGTTTTGAACTATCTTTTTTTACGAAAAAATTAAAAAAAAACAGTTTATTTGTACAAATTTATACACAAATTATAGAATCAATTAAAGAATCTGATTTGGTAATTTTTATGGTTGATGCTAATATTTCGTCTTCTAATTTAGATTTTCTTATTTTAAAAAAAATTCAGAAAAATTTTAAAAAAATTTTTTTATGTATTAATAAAATTGATTTAATTAAAGATTTTTTTATAGATAATAATTTTTATAAATTTGGTATAAAAAATATTTATCCAATTTCTATTTTACATCGAATTGGAATTTTAGATTTATTAAAAAGTATATATTATTTTTTTTATATTAAACAAAAAAAAAAATTTGAATGTTTTAATAATATTTCTAAAAAAAAAAAAATATCAATAAAAATTGGAGTTATTGGTAAGTCAAATGTTGGAAAATCTACATTAATTAATTCTTTAATTAATGAAAAAAGAGTAATTACGCATGAAATTGCAGGAACAACACGAGATTTAATTAAAATTCCTTTTACCGATCATAAAAATTCGTATTTTTTAATTGATACAAGAGGATTTCAAAGAAAAAAAACACAAAAAAATTTTATAGATTCTATTTCTAGGATTAAAACTATAAATTTTTTATCGGAATGTCACGTTGTTTTAATAATATTTGATGCATATTTAGGTGTAACTTCACACGATTTATCTTTATTAAATTTAATCATTAAAAAAGGATGTGCATTTATTATTGTAATTAATAAATGGGATCTCATTTCTCAAAATAAAAAATTTTTTTTAAAAAAAAATATTTTTTTACGTTTAAAATTTATAAAATGTTATAAAATATTTTTTGTTTCTGCTTTAAAAAAAATTGGTATACAAAATTTTTTTAATGAAATTAAAAAAGTTTATAAAAATTCTATTCAAATTTTTACCCCCCTTTTTTTGACAAAAATTCTTCAAAAAGCAATTTTATATCATCCTACTCATATGGGAACGAATCATAAATTAATTCGTTTGAAATATGCTCATTTAGGGGGTACTAATCCATTAAAAATTATTATTCATGGTACACAAACTCAATTTTTAAAAATTTCATATCAAAAATATTTAAAAAACTTTTTTCAAAAAAAATTAAATATTTTTAGTTCACCAATCGTTTTATTCTTTAAAAATAGTATAAATCCTTATATAAAAAAATAA
- the fdx gene encoding ISC system 2Fe-2S type ferredoxin codes for MPKIFFYPHKILLPFGAVISAKPGQSILNVALENHINIEHACEQSCACCTCHCIIRKGFNSLSICLENEEDLLDKAWGLEKYSRLACQAKLGEEDIEVEIPIYNLHQKIE; via the coding sequence ATGCCTAAAATTTTTTTTTATCCTCATAAAATTTTATTACCTTTTGGGGCTGTAATATCAGCTAAACCTGGGCAAAGTATTTTAAATGTTGCATTAGAAAACCATATTAATATAGAACATGCTTGTGAGCAATCTTGCGCTTGTTGTACATGTCATTGTATTATTCGAAAAGGATTTAATTCATTATCTATCTGTTTAGAAAATGAAGAAGATTTATTAGACAAAGCTTGGGGATTAGAAAAATATAGTCGATTAGCATGTCAAGCTAAACTAGGAGAAGAAGACATAGAAGTAGAAATTCCAATATATAACTTACATCAAAAAATTGAATAA